The segment ACGGGGGAATATTGGTGTGAAGATGACGGGAGACATGGGGGGTTTTTCCTCATCAGCGATGCAGAGATCCAAGGATGCATCGAATACGTTTCCTCCGTAACAGGAAAATGTACTCAGTCGTGACTGTGAAGCGCACCCTAGGTCTGTAAGATATCCACAAAACTGAAAAAGGATGTAAGGGATTTTGTCGAAAAATATTTTTTCGGCACCCCTGAGAGGCCGAAAAGCCTTGATACATCAACATTTCTAGAGGGAGGATGTTTATACTGGATGAGAAGATTTATTTCCATTTTAATTTCTTTAGTAATAATCTACGGAATGTTTTTCACAGATTTTCATATTTCCGAAGCCACTGACAAAAGCTATACAATATTATGGAAAACATATTATTTTAAAGACTCTGAGCATGTTATAATTAAAGACAACCTTAATTTTACTGATGGATTAAACAATGGATTAGCCTTGTTAGGTAAGGTGTTTAAAATGTTGTTTGTGGGTGGCTGGGATCTGTATACCTCATTAGATGACTTTATTTCACTTCTCAAAGTGAGTATTTTTATAAATATCATATTGAGGATTTTGTTAATCCCAGTAAGTATCGTAATAGCAATGTTAGCAATGTTAATAGCACTCCCTGTATACTTATATAAACTTTTATTTTTTAAAGCGGCAGTAAGTTATTATCTTGGCTTTTGTGTGTCTTTTTTTGGCCTGTTATTTATTTCGAAATATATTGACGATTCCGATTCCAAGAGCAAACAATCTCAAACAGTAGAATCCTGATTACTTGTATGGTTGCCTGTTACTTGTCGAAAAAAGCCATTTATAACCTATGCAACAGCTTAGGCTATTCTGTCAACGAAGTGATTGAAACATGTGAAAAAAGTCATCGGTCGCAAAGCCGTCATTGAATACACCGACCGCCGCCCGGGCGCCCTTTGTCGCCTCATCACAAAAAATTGGCTCTTCACTACAAAGTGTACTTGACAAAGAAAGACGATTATGATAAAGAAAATCAAAACAGCATTTTTCCTTTTTATACCACACATCTCTTTGAGCAACATTGCTATCATGTTTGTCTTTAAAAGTCAAGTACATCTTTTGCTGATGAACCTATTCTAAAAATATTTGTAATATTATGGTACAATTATTGTGAGATATCGATCTTCTTCAAATCACACTGGAGAACATAATTTTTTTAAAAGGTGGTGACATGAATGGGGCATAGGCGACTAACGGGTGAGTTGTTTCAATAAGAAAACAGTATATGATTATTAAAAACGTTCAGATTTTAAATAAATTAGAAAGGAGAATCTACATCATGTCAGTTGATTGGAAAAGTGTAGAACATAGAATTTATACGATGTGTATGATTCAAAACGAAGATAAAGTTTTATTAATTAAGCGACCTAACCATTTCGGTTTTCCGGGATATTTAGCACCAGGGGGAAAAGTGGAATTTCCAGAAAGTATCGTAGAAGGGGCTATTAGAGAAGTCAAGGAATAGACAGGTTTAACCGTTTCAAATTTAATCTATAAAGGTTTGGATGAATATGTTAATCCAAAAGAAAATGTACGATACATGGTTTTTAACTATTGGACCAATACATTCGAAGGAGAACTCCTTGAAAATCCACCAGAAGGTGAATTGCTTTGGGTGCCGATTGATGAAGCATTAAACTTACCTATGCAAGATTGGTTCAACGAAAGGTTCAATATGTTCTTTGAACCAGGAACATTCGAAATTCAACGCGTTTGGGATGCGGATTTGAACAAACAAGTGTCTGTTAAAATTACCCGAATGTAAGGAGAATATTACTTGTTAAGGGAATTTTTTATCGTCTGATGAAAATAAAGTTGTTCACTGAAAAATAAAGTTATATACTCAATAAATCAATAAAAGTGTTGACGAATTTTTATGCTAACAATTTTTTCTTTATTTCCGATCAAACAAATATTTGAATAAACCCGTGGTGCTAGTTGAGTGTCAGCGCTCAACCAGCCCTAGTGTGACCAAGGAATAAGCCAACAAGATGCCATCGAGTGCCACTTCAAACCCGGCCATGGAATTCGCTCGAATGTCGGTGATCCGGTATTGGTCTACGAGAATCGAAAACACCGTCTCGATGACTTTGCGTTTTTTTTGGATCCATTCTTCCCATGCCTTGGATGGGCCGTGCTTTTGATTGTGTCGAGACGGTGTCCAGAACGCGGCTTGGTGTTCTTCGTACAGCTTTTCTCGAAGAGCGTGGCTGATGTACCCTTTGTCCCCAAAGTTGTAGGGATGAGGGATTTGAGTCATCACCGTTTCAGCGGCTTTGACGTCGTGGCAGGACGCTTCCGTCACGACATAGCCCATGGCCAGCCCTTGATTGGTCACTTGAAGATGCAGCTTGAAACCGTAGTACCATTGCTTTTTGGAAGCACAATACCCCATATCCGTGATCCCTCGAAATCGCTTGACGCGCTGCATTCTTGCGGGATGGCACAACGGAAGAGGCAAGCTGTCGACGACCGCATAAGCATGGTGTTGGCCACGTTTCGCCAGCTCATGACGGATCCATTTGATGGCGAAACCAAGCGCTCGGCAGCGGCGGTTGTATCGGGAGCGTTCAAGAAACGAGCCGTTTGTGAACAAATTTCCCGTGACAAAACGATGCCAGGCTCGTTCGGAAGAAAAGCCCAGCAGCTTCCCCAAAAGGTGAACCGCCATGACCACTTCGTCTTCTTGCTTGACCAAGTGACGGTTGCGGCGATGAAGATACATTTGAATCAACGACAGTTGGGCAGAAACAAAACAGAAAATAGCGGCATATTGTTTTTGAAGTTTGGCTGGATCTGTAGTAAAATGAAAGTGCTCTTGCATGGGGGATCTCTCCTTTCGAATGTTGGGTGACACTTTCATTCTACTGGAGATCCGCCAGCAAGGGCTATTTTTATGCTTGTCTGAGTTTTATCTAGCACCACGGGTATATATTTATTTTAATGACCCATTGACAGGTACGAAAAATAAAAAAGCACCTAAGTCTGAATTTATTCAAGCTTGGATACAAATGGGCAAACAAGCTATTACCTATAACCGCAATTAACCGGTTATAGGTAGTGGCTTATCTTTTTTATGTCAAACAATAATTTAATCTTCGAACTACTTCGTGTGAAAAAAAATATAATTTTTCTCCATAAATTTTGCACATTTACTTTTTATGATGACGTTACTATGACTTACATCACAAGTTTATGGAGGGAAAGCGATGAAGAAATTATTGTTAGGAACTGTTTTGGCAGGAGTTGTTGCGATTGGTGCAGCTTGCTCAAATAATTCTTCGATGCAAGGACACGACATGTCCAACATGAATATGAAGGAAGAAAACACCGCACAGGACTCCAGTAAGAAACTGCCTTTGGCAACAAACACAGAAGTTTTATCCGGTAAAGAGATTAATCTTACTGCTAAGGAAGCATTATTACAAATAAATGATCAAGTCAAACTTCCGGTCTACACGTACAATGGATCGGTACCCGGTGCGCAAATCCGCGTAAAGCAAGGGGATAATGTGAAAATTGTTTTAAAAAATGAATTGCCAGAACCGATCACGATTCACTGGCACGGCTACCCTGTTCCAAATAACCAAGATGGAGTACCGGGTGTCACGATGGACGCCATTAAACCGGGTGAAACGTTTACGTATGAATTTACAGCAACCGTGCCGGGAACGTATTGGTATCATTCCCATCAAAAAAGCGCCGAACAAGTGGACAAAGGACTGTACGGAACATTAATCGTAGAACCGAAAAATGAAGAAAAAGTCGATCGAGATTATACACTTGTGTTAGATGAATGGATGAGCAATCCGGATGAAGGAAATATGGATATGAGTGGAATGGATCATAGTAATATGAATAATGGAAATAGCTCTGATAATCAACAAATGGATATGAGCAGCATGGGCCATGATATGATGAATATGTACGATATTTTCACGATTAACGGGAAAAGCGGTTCCGCTGTCAAACCTTTAAAAGTGAAGAAAGGCGAAAAGGTGCGGCTTCGCCTTGTAAACGCAGGATACATGCCTCACAAGCTTCACCTGCATGGTCATGAGTTTAAAATTGTCGCAACTGACGGGCAGCCGTTAAAAGATCCGCAACCAATCAAAGATGAACTTTTAAATATTGCTCCGGGTGAACGTTATGATATTGAATTTATCGCGAATAACCCGGGTGAATGGCTGCTGGAATGCCACGGCAATATGAAAGGCACCGATGGCATGAAAGTGAAAATTCAATACGAAGACCAGACAAACAATACGGATAAAGAAAATGCAAAAGAAAACCTCCCTGTTGTGGATATGACAACATACGGAAAATATGAAGTAGGTCAATTTACACTAGACCAAAAATATGATGTAGAGTACACAATGGATTTAGGAACAGCCATGGGCAAAGATGGCATGGTCTACACGATTAATGGGAAAACGTATCCTGAAACAGCACCCGTAAATGTGAAGAAAGGAGATCTAGTAAAAGTAAAATTGGTGAACAATTCACCGAAAGATTTACATCCTATGCATTTACACGGACATTTCTTCCAAGTATTAAGTAAAAATGGTAAGCCAATTACAGGCTCCCCATTGATTAAGGATACCTTGAATTTAAAACCGGGTGAAGAATATGTAGTCGCATTTAAAGCAGATAATCCGGGAAATTGGATGTTCCATTGCCATGACTTGCACCATGCTTCAGCCGGAATGGTCACAGAAGTAAAATATACCGATTACAAATCGGACTATACCCCAGATCCGAATGACACAACGAATAAAGGTGAATAACGATTTATCGTAGTAAGTAAAAGAGGCTGAGTTCAAAAGGTCGATTTAGCAACCTTTTGAGACAGCCTCTTATTTTTTGTCCTTGGTTCGTATTTCCAGTATATTATTTTTTAGTTAGAACTCACATTTCGCACCCTGAATAAAAATTCAAAATAAGCCTGATTTGATCGAATAAAAATTAGTTATTTTACAATATTTGTATAAAAATTTATTTTTATGCGAATATTTGGGTTATTTTTTGTATATTATGCAAAGGTTGCGAAATATGAGTTAGAAAAAATAAAAATGAATTTAAATCAAAAGGAG is part of the [Flavobacterium] thermophilum genome and harbors:
- a CDS encoding NUDIX domain, translating into MSVDWKSVEHRIYTMCMIQNEDKVLLIKRPNHFGFPGYLAPGGKVEFPESIVEGAIREVKE
- a CDS encoding Transposase DDE domain; amino-acid sequence: MQEHFHFTTDPAKLQKQYAAIFCFVSAQLSLIQMYLHRRNRHLVKQEDEVVMAVHLLGKLLGFSSERAWHRFVTGNLFTNGSFLERSRYNRRCRALGFAIKWIRHELAKRGQHHAYAVVDSLPLPLCHPARMQRVKRFRGITDMGYCASKKQWYYGFKLHLQVTNQGLAMGYVVTEASCHDVKAAETVMTQIPHPYNFGDKGYISHALREKLYEEHQAAFWTPSRHNQKHGPSKAWEEWIQKKRKVIETVFSILVDQYRITDIRANSMAGFEVALDGILLAYSLVTLGLVER
- the copA_6 gene encoding Copper resistance protein A precursor; translation: MKKLLLGTVLAGVVAIGAACSNNSSMQGHDMSNMNMKEENTAQDSSKKLPLATNTEVLSGKEINLTAKEALLQINDQVKLPVYTYNGSVPGAQIRVKQGDNVKIVLKNELPEPITIHWHGYPVPNNQDGVPGVTMDAIKPGETFTYEFTATVPGTYWYHSHQKSAEQVDKGLYGTLIVEPKNEEKVDRDYTLVLDEWMSNPDEGNMDMSGMDHSNMNNGNSSDNQQMDMSSMGHDMMNMYDIFTINGKSGSAVKPLKVKKGEKVRLRLVNAGYMPHKLHLHGHEFKIVATDGQPLKDPQPIKDELLNIAPGERYDIEFIANNPGEWLLECHGNMKGTDGMKVKIQYEDQTNNTDKENAKENLPVVDMTTYGKYEVGQFTLDQKYDVEYTMDLGTAMGKDGMVYTINGKTYPETAPVNVKKGDLVKVKLVNNSPKDLHPMHLHGHFFQVLSKNGKPITGSPLIKDTLNLKPGEEYVVAFKADNPGNWMFHCHDLHHASAGMVTEVKYTDYKSDYTPDPNDTTNKGE